A genomic stretch from Candidatus Binatus sp. includes:
- a CDS encoding alpha/beta fold hydrolase yields MKEHRYKVNGLTLNCVDYGGEGKQSMLFIHGGGAHARWWDFIAPAFIGDFHVLALDQRGHGESEWPADWSFSSAHYVADIDAVLDQWGFGAPILIGHSMGAHNVLAYAVEHSDRLRAMVAVDSPADYTDESVVFMRTYADKPPRVFGSLEEAVENFKVMPRETMAKKEILDHIARLSYKRRDDGSWIHKVDRRTMIRRPSKVWHSLSNIKCPSLIIKITQSPVLELKDAKKMIAKIPDARLALIDDSYHHVMLDNPAALIAALKDFVTDFK; encoded by the coding sequence ATGAAAGAGCATCGATACAAAGTCAATGGCTTGACGCTTAACTGCGTCGATTACGGCGGCGAAGGCAAACAGTCGATGCTGTTCATCCACGGTGGCGGGGCGCACGCGCGCTGGTGGGATTTTATCGCGCCGGCGTTTATCGGCGACTTCCACGTGCTCGCACTCGATCAGCGCGGCCACGGCGAGAGCGAATGGCCCGCGGATTGGTCGTTCAGCTCGGCTCATTACGTTGCGGATATCGACGCGGTGCTCGATCAGTGGGGCTTCGGCGCGCCGATTTTGATTGGGCATTCGATGGGCGCGCACAACGTGCTGGCGTACGCGGTCGAGCACAGCGATCGGCTGCGCGCGATGGTCGCCGTCGATAGTCCCGCCGACTACACCGACGAGTCGGTGGTGTTCATGCGCACTTATGCCGACAAGCCGCCGCGGGTGTTCGGCTCGCTGGAAGAGGCGGTCGAGAATTTCAAGGTGATGCCGCGCGAGACGATGGCGAAGAAGGAAATCCTCGATCATATCGCGCGCCTCAGCTACAAGCGGCGCGACGACGGTTCGTGGATTCACAAAGTGGATCGGCGCACGATGATACGGCGGCCGTCGAAGGTGTGGCACTCGCTCTCGAATATCAAATGCCCGTCGTTGATCATCAAGATAACGCAGAGTCCGGTGCTCGAACTTAAAGACGCGAAAAAGATGATCGCGAAGATTCCCGATGCTCGCCTGGCGCTAATCGACGATTCGTACCATCACGTGATGCTCGACAATCCGGCGGCGCTGATCGCGGCGCTCAAGGATTTCGTCACAGATTTCAAATGA
- a CDS encoding alpha/beta fold hydrolase — MTQPESHPPPHSHLLEGSPRLHYLEWNPEARRTIVLLHGNSANAWWWEPVARAISPEFRILALDQRGHGDSEWVRPPSYTPADYAGDIARLLDHASRGDETPMVAGHSMGGLSVLAFAERHPARARAIVAIDVAVTSSRGRDRYLRRLKSLPVVTYPDLETATARFRLMPDEGSIDAGILREIAEKSIARTEDGRWTLKFDRESFFGSDGLAVLEAMKKIQVPTLLVRAEHSRIMTDEAAREAEASNPLAELVTILGAHHHVLLENPAAVAQVLETFAKNVGWA; from the coding sequence ATGACGCAGCCGGAGAGCCATCCGCCCCCGCACAGCCATCTGCTCGAAGGATCGCCGCGCTTGCATTACCTCGAGTGGAATCCCGAAGCGCGGAGAACGATCGTGCTGCTGCACGGCAACTCCGCCAACGCTTGGTGGTGGGAGCCGGTCGCGCGCGCGATCTCGCCGGAGTTTCGAATACTGGCGCTCGATCAACGCGGGCACGGCGACAGCGAATGGGTGCGTCCGCCGTCCTACACGCCGGCCGACTACGCCGGCGACATCGCGCGGTTGCTCGATCACGCGAGCCGCGGTGATGAAACACCGATGGTCGCAGGACACAGCATGGGCGGGCTCAGCGTGCTCGCGTTTGCGGAGCGGCATCCGGCGCGCGCGCGAGCGATCGTCGCGATCGATGTGGCAGTCACGTCGAGCCGCGGGCGCGATCGCTATCTGCGGCGGCTCAAGTCGCTGCCAGTCGTGACGTATCCCGATCTCGAGACTGCGACGGCGCGCTTTCGCCTGATGCCCGACGAAGGCAGCATCGACGCGGGCATTTTGCGCGAGATCGCCGAGAAGAGTATCGCGCGCACCGAAGACGGCCGCTGGACGCTTAAATTTGATCGCGAGAGTTTTTTCGGCAGTGACGGCCTCGCGGTGCTGGAGGCGATGAAGAAAATTCAAGTTCCGACATTGTTGGTGCGCGCGGAACATAGCCGGATCATGACCGACGAAGCGGCGCGCGAGGCAGAGGCCTCGAATCCATTGGCGGAGTTGGTGACGATTCTCGGTGCGCATCATCACGTGCTACTCGAGAATCCGGCCGCGGTGGCGCAGGTGCTCGAAACCTTCGCCAAAAATGTTGGTTGGGCCTAA
- a CDS encoding GNAT family N-acetyltransferase, with product MIAIESPDDLQRAFAIRRRVFIEEQQVPGEIELDADDAHAFHALALIDGEAVGTGRMLEHGADEVKIGRMAVLKNLRERGIGQRILRFLMEHARSRGRTKAVLHAQISAEGFYLKEGYVPIGEVFDEAGIPHRTMERAL from the coding sequence GTGATCGCGATCGAATCACCTGACGACCTGCAACGGGCGTTCGCTATTCGGCGTCGGGTATTTATCGAAGAGCAGCAGGTGCCCGGGGAAATCGAACTCGATGCCGACGACGCGCACGCGTTCCACGCGCTCGCGCTTATCGACGGCGAGGCGGTGGGAACCGGCCGGATGCTCGAGCACGGTGCCGATGAAGTAAAGATTGGCCGGATGGCGGTGCTGAAGAATCTGCGCGAGCGCGGGATCGGCCAACGCATCCTGCGCTTCCTGATGGAGCATGCGCGATCCCGCGGGCGTACCAAGGCGGTGCTGCACGCGCAGATTTCCGCCGAGGGCTTCTACCTCAAGGAAGGCTACGTTCCGATTGGCGAGGTGTTCGACGAAGCCGGCATCCCGCATCGCACGATGGAGCGCGCACTTTAG
- a CDS encoding redoxin family protein, with protein MPQISETIYAPELERGQWIQHGPVGLKALRGKAVVLVDFWDYTCVNCIRTLPYVAGWHRRYADRGLVVVGVHAPEFSFAREGSHVAEAAKRFGLEYPIVLDNEYAIWRAYSNRCWPAKYLVDSKGRIRYYHFGEGSYQESEVAIQTALRELNPTASLPPPIEPMRDMDRPGVVCYRVTPELYLGHARGQFGNPEGVTRDRPHDYRDIGPHVEGMTYLAGRWRVESEAAIAEIAGAAISLRYTAKDVNLVMAPPADASVRVEIKVEGSQKPGEDVKFEGNRGLVTVDRPRMYSLVANDSVVSGSIVLRAEQAGLSVYAFTFISCAVA; from the coding sequence ATGCCGCAGATTTCGGAAACCATCTACGCGCCTGAGTTGGAGCGCGGCCAATGGATTCAGCACGGACCGGTCGGCCTGAAAGCGCTGCGCGGCAAGGCGGTCGTGCTGGTCGATTTTTGGGATTACACCTGCGTCAATTGCATCAGGACGCTGCCGTACGTCGCGGGATGGCATCGGCGATACGCCGACCGCGGGCTGGTCGTGGTCGGCGTGCACGCGCCCGAGTTCAGTTTCGCGCGTGAAGGATCGCACGTCGCCGAGGCGGCCAAACGTTTCGGCCTCGAGTATCCAATCGTGCTCGACAATGAATATGCAATCTGGCGCGCGTACTCGAATCGCTGCTGGCCGGCCAAGTATCTCGTCGATTCGAAAGGGCGCATCCGCTACTACCACTTTGGCGAGGGCTCGTATCAGGAGAGCGAAGTCGCGATTCAAACTGCGCTCCGCGAGTTGAATCCCACGGCCAGCCTGCCGCCGCCGATCGAACCGATGCGCGACATGGACCGGCCGGGCGTGGTCTGTTACCGCGTGACGCCAGAGCTTTACCTCGGACACGCGCGCGGACAGTTCGGAAATCCCGAAGGCGTGACGCGCGATCGTCCCCACGATTATCGCGATATCGGTCCGCACGTCGAGGGCATGACTTATCTTGCAGGCCGATGGCGCGTCGAAAGCGAGGCGGCGATTGCCGAGATTGCCGGTGCCGCGATTTCGCTCAGATACACAGCCAAAGATGTGAACCTGGTGATGGCGCCGCCGGCCGACGCGAGCGTTCGCGTCGAGATCAAGGTTGAAGGCTCACAGAAACCGGGCGAGGACGTGAAGTTCGAAGGCAATCGCGGATTGGTCACGGTCGATCGGCCGCGGATGTACAGCCTGGTCGCCAACGACTCGGTCGTGTCGGGATCGATCGTGCTGCGCGCGGAGCAGGCGGGCCTTTCGGTGTACGCGTTCACTTTTATTTCGTGCGCGGTGGCGTGA
- a CDS encoding NAD-dependent deacylase, which translates to MAEQEQRATDEEIRIAAEMVLEARYPIALTGAGMSVESGIPPFRGPGGLWTKYGEPPMNGFQRFLADPKKAWEERLSKRNDELFKPLSVARPNPGHHALAELEQLGILRFVITQNVDDLHRQAGQQSLAEIHGNWTLIRCLDCTKRFHADAISLEVLPPVCPRCGGMLKADTVSFGEPIPTDVLNQCAEHSARADLVIVAGTSATVYPAAGFALEVKQRGGTLIEVNLYDSEITRICDVSLRGGAAEVLPRLVSAIGAIRKASLS; encoded by the coding sequence ATGGCCGAGCAAGAGCAGCGCGCAACCGACGAGGAAATACGGATCGCTGCGGAAATGGTTCTCGAGGCTCGCTATCCGATCGCGCTGACGGGCGCGGGGATGTCGGTCGAGAGCGGGATTCCGCCGTTTCGCGGGCCGGGCGGACTCTGGACCAAGTACGGCGAGCCGCCGATGAATGGATTTCAGCGCTTCCTCGCGGATCCGAAAAAGGCGTGGGAAGAGCGGCTCAGCAAGCGCAACGACGAACTGTTCAAACCGCTCAGCGTCGCGCGGCCGAACCCCGGTCATCACGCGCTGGCGGAACTCGAGCAACTCGGCATACTGCGATTCGTGATTACGCAGAACGTCGATGACTTGCATCGGCAGGCCGGGCAGCAATCGCTCGCGGAGATTCACGGCAACTGGACGCTGATCCGATGCCTCGATTGCACCAAGCGTTTTCACGCCGACGCGATCAGCCTCGAAGTGCTGCCGCCGGTGTGTCCGCGATGCGGCGGGATGCTGAAGGCCGACACGGTATCGTTCGGCGAGCCGATTCCGACCGACGTGCTCAATCAATGCGCCGAGCATTCCGCACGCGCCGACCTGGTGATCGTGGCGGGAACGTCGGCGACGGTCTATCCGGCGGCGGGCTTTGCGCTCGAGGTGAAGCAGCGCGGCGGAACGCTGATCGAAGTCAATCTTTACGATTCGGAAATCACGCGCATCTGCGATGTGAGCCTGCGCGGCGGCGCCGCCGAGGTGCTGCCGCGATTGGTCAGCGCGATTGGCGCGATTCGCAAAGCGTCACTGTCGTAA
- a CDS encoding glycosyltransferase family 39 protein: protein MPERGENTETVEVPAIDPSITHTIASEDARPSSIDAPRWLSFIADRRHAISILLIVGVALYLVNLGGYPLYTKGEPREAVTVFNIVHGGGVILPQRAGIEVPSKPLLMHWLAALASFVAGGVNEFAVRLPSAALAIAGVIVCYLYVRRLFDDIVALLAALMMATTFQYLQAATGARVDMTLTFFMEVAFFEFILFAEGLTTRTTLMYVALALAVLTKGPIGLMLPALVAFIWIALERRWSLITQMNLIRGAIIVLAIAGSWYVAALIEGGPAFFRKQILSENLLRLAGGQDFHEGHIHRFYYTELALLAGFMPWTILLPIVAIQATWQPRAVDSRLRYMMVWFAAVLVFYNIPQSKRGVYLLCMYPAFATLIALYLRDAIAHRELSERWVRRLTRASGAAFVTIGTAALISLAMLIARPDALDSILHPMQIRATGFNAALIAAIREHWLAAAILPVALELTGVFLLRTRARIERLVVAGAAGMVFIAMAVNIVVVPAIANTLSLANFTDHAMKAIDGRRAGYLGAINYGIAFYSQRTIPIVSLKEPNLPEYLFTWRANYDILSRAQRSRFDVVMISNPTSLDGSDRMMLLHLREPGAAPPPNPDYIDPKNLIPARYLRQ, encoded by the coding sequence ATGCCAGAGCGCGGCGAGAATACAGAGACGGTTGAAGTGCCGGCGATCGATCCTTCGATCACGCATACGATCGCGAGCGAAGATGCACGTCCGAGTTCAATCGACGCGCCGCGATGGCTCAGCTTCATCGCCGACCGCCGCCACGCAATTTCGATCCTGCTAATCGTCGGCGTCGCGCTCTATCTCGTTAATCTCGGCGGCTACCCGCTCTACACCAAGGGCGAGCCGCGCGAGGCGGTGACCGTCTTCAACATTGTGCACGGCGGCGGCGTGATCCTGCCGCAGCGCGCGGGTATCGAGGTGCCGTCGAAGCCGCTGCTGATGCATTGGCTGGCGGCGCTCGCATCGTTCGTCGCGGGCGGGGTCAATGAATTCGCGGTGCGGCTGCCGTCCGCGGCGCTCGCGATCGCCGGCGTGATCGTTTGCTACCTGTACGTGCGCCGGCTGTTCGACGACATCGTCGCGTTACTCGCGGCGCTGATGATGGCGACCACGTTTCAATATTTGCAGGCAGCCACCGGCGCGCGCGTCGATATGACATTGACCTTCTTCATGGAGGTCGCGTTCTTCGAGTTCATCCTGTTCGCCGAGGGACTCACGACTCGCACGACCCTGATGTACGTCGCGCTCGCGCTCGCGGTCCTGACCAAGGGACCGATCGGATTGATGCTGCCGGCACTGGTCGCGTTCATCTGGATCGCGCTGGAGCGGCGATGGAGTCTCATCACGCAGATGAATCTGATTCGCGGCGCGATCATCGTGCTCGCGATCGCGGGCAGTTGGTACGTCGCGGCCTTGATCGAAGGTGGCCCGGCATTTTTCCGCAAACAGATCCTCTCGGAAAATTTGCTGCGGCTCGCGGGCGGCCAGGATTTCCACGAAGGCCATATCCATCGCTTCTACTACACCGAGTTGGCGCTGCTGGCCGGCTTTATGCCGTGGACGATCCTGCTGCCGATCGTCGCGATTCAGGCGACGTGGCAGCCGCGCGCCGTCGATTCGCGCCTGCGTTACATGATGGTGTGGTTCGCCGCGGTGCTGGTCTTTTACAACATCCCGCAGAGCAAGCGCGGCGTTTACCTGCTCTGCATGTATCCGGCATTCGCGACATTGATCGCGCTTTACCTCCGCGACGCGATCGCGCACCGCGAACTATCCGAGCGATGGGTGCGGCGCCTGACGCGGGCCTCGGGCGCGGCATTTGTGACGATAGGGACCGCAGCGTTGATATCGCTCGCGATGCTTATCGCAAGGCCGGATGCTCTCGACTCGATTCTGCACCCGATGCAGATTCGCGCGACCGGATTCAACGCCGCGCTGATTGCCGCGATCAGGGAGCATTGGCTCGCGGCGGCGATTCTGCCGGTGGCCCTCGAACTGACCGGCGTTTTTTTGCTCCGCACGCGCGCTCGAATCGAGCGCCTGGTGGTCGCGGGCGCAGCCGGCATGGTGTTCATCGCGATGGCGGTCAACATCGTGGTGGTGCCAGCGATCGCGAACACGCTCTCGCTCGCGAACTTCACCGACCATGCGATGAAGGCGATCGATGGCAGGCGGGCCGGCTACCTCGGCGCGATCAATTACGGCATCGCATTCTACAGCCAGCGAACGATTCCGATCGTTTCGCTGAAAGAGCCGAACTTGCCTGAGTACCTGTTCACGTGGCGCGCCAACTACGACATCCTTTCGCGAGCGCAGCGCAGCCGCTTCGACGTGGTGATGATCAGCAACCCGACCTCGCTCGACGGCAGCGATCGGATGATGCTGTTGCATCTGCGCGAGCCCGGCGCCGCGCCGCCGCCGAATCCGGATTATATCGATCCGAAGAATCTGATCCCGGCGCGATACTTACGACAGTGA
- a CDS encoding SDR family NAD(P)-dependent oxidoreductase, producing the protein MKLEGKVAIVTGCGRERGIGRAIAMRLANDGADIVAADYCRSMPGYPDVKFGQMEELEGVTAELRKLGRRAIAVKVDVTDEAEVAVMAATAMREFGHIDILCNNAGGGVGGGFVVDQTLDSWNRTVAINLTGTFLCAKHVAPKIIEGKHGGRIINTASIAGKRGGPMMAAYCAAKHGVIGLTRSLALELGAYNITVNAVCPGFVETQLFEGLINMVGSTRNLNREAVLETFIAQVPMGRMESGDDVANVVAFLASADGGYMTGQALNICGGVEVH; encoded by the coding sequence ATGAAACTCGAAGGCAAAGTGGCAATCGTTACAGGATGCGGCCGCGAACGGGGAATCGGACGCGCGATCGCGATGCGTCTCGCGAATGACGGCGCCGATATCGTCGCGGCGGATTACTGCCGCTCGATGCCCGGCTATCCAGACGTGAAGTTCGGCCAGATGGAAGAACTCGAGGGCGTCACCGCCGAGCTGCGCAAACTCGGCCGCCGCGCTATCGCGGTCAAGGTCGATGTAACCGACGAGGCCGAAGTGGCGGTGATGGCGGCGACGGCGATGAGGGAATTCGGGCATATCGACATCCTGTGCAACAACGCAGGCGGCGGCGTCGGCGGCGGATTCGTCGTCGATCAAACGCTCGATTCGTGGAATCGCACCGTCGCGATAAATCTGACCGGCACGTTTCTATGCGCCAAGCACGTCGCGCCTAAAATCATTGAAGGCAAGCACGGCGGGCGCATCATCAATACCGCGTCAATTGCCGGCAAGCGCGGCGGTCCGATGATGGCGGCCTACTGCGCGGCCAAGCACGGCGTGATCGGACTCACGCGGAGCCTCGCGCTCGAACTCGGCGCATACAATATCACCGTCAACGCGGTATGCCCCGGCTTTGTCGAGACGCAACTGTTCGAGGGCTTGATCAACATGGTCGGCTCGACGCGCAACCTGAATCGCGAGGCAGTGCTGGAGACGTTTATCGCGCAGGTGCCGATGGGGCGCATGGAGAGCGGCGACGACGTCGCGAACGTGGTCGCGTTTTTGGCGTCGGCGGACGGCGGCTACATGACAGGACAGGCGCTGAATATCTGCGGCGGCGTCGAAGTGCACTAG
- a CDS encoding NAD(P)/FAD-dependent oxidoreductase: MSAGVTEAESKRIPTPEELGFDPAKLRRKYAAEREKRLRVDGNNQYREITGALEHYNSDPYVDPGFTRPALNEELEAVIVGGGFGGLLAAARLQKKGITNIRIIEKAGDFGGTWYWNRYPGAQCDIESYVYLPLLEETGYLPQEKYSFAPEIFEHAQRIGKHFNLYERACFQTQVKEARWDDGEGRWIVKTDRGDVFKARFVIMSSGPLNRPKLPAIPGIEKFKGHTFHTSRWDYSYTGGDTNGGLHKLSDKRVGIVGTGATAIQSVSHLGQHAKQLYVFQRTPSSVDERGNKPTDPEWASTLTPGWQAYRNHNFCSILSGIPIEEDLVGDKWTSLFKNLAKLMSGKDANVSGEEMALMSEIADYQKMNEIRDRVSSTVSDPQTADALKPWYGQWCKRPTFNDEYLPTFNRPNVKLVDTKGKGVERVTENAVIVDGVEYEVDCLIFATGFEVGTAYTRRSEFEVYGRGGLPLSDYWANGMKTHHGFMSHGFPNCFHMGLTQTGLAPNFTYMLEGQATHIAHVIKAVKDREGRSVEPTPEAEAEWVKIVTAPSMITEYQNTCTPGYYNGEGKSAKQGFLGSQYPDGAVRFYEMLARWREQGDFEGLLVE; encoded by the coding sequence ATGAGTGCAGGCGTAACGGAAGCAGAATCGAAAAGAATTCCCACTCCTGAAGAGTTGGGCTTCGACCCGGCCAAACTACGTCGGAAATATGCGGCGGAGCGCGAGAAGCGCCTGCGCGTGGACGGGAACAATCAATACCGGGAGATCACCGGCGCGCTCGAGCATTACAACTCGGATCCTTATGTCGATCCCGGCTTCACTCGCCCCGCTTTGAATGAAGAGCTCGAAGCGGTGATCGTCGGCGGCGGCTTTGGCGGCCTCCTGGCCGCGGCCCGGCTGCAGAAAAAGGGCATCACCAACATTCGCATCATCGAGAAGGCAGGCGATTTCGGCGGCACCTGGTACTGGAATCGCTACCCGGGCGCTCAGTGCGATATCGAGTCCTACGTGTATCTGCCGCTGCTCGAAGAGACCGGATATCTGCCGCAGGAAAAGTATTCCTTCGCGCCGGAAATTTTCGAGCACGCTCAGCGGATCGGAAAGCATTTCAATTTGTATGAGCGGGCCTGCTTCCAGACCCAAGTCAAGGAAGCGCGCTGGGACGATGGGGAAGGGCGCTGGATCGTCAAGACCGATCGCGGCGACGTCTTCAAAGCCCGTTTCGTGATCATGTCCAGCGGCCCTTTGAATCGCCCCAAGCTACCGGCGATTCCGGGAATCGAAAAGTTCAAAGGGCATACGTTCCACACCAGCCGCTGGGACTACAGCTATACCGGGGGTGATACCAACGGCGGATTGCACAAACTGAGCGACAAGCGCGTAGGTATCGTCGGTACCGGCGCGACCGCGATCCAAAGCGTCTCGCATCTCGGCCAGCACGCGAAGCAACTCTACGTGTTCCAGCGCACACCGTCGTCGGTGGACGAGCGCGGCAACAAGCCCACCGATCCGGAATGGGCCAGTACGCTCACCCCCGGATGGCAGGCGTATCGCAACCACAACTTCTGCTCGATCCTGTCGGGAATCCCGATCGAGGAAGATCTCGTCGGCGACAAGTGGACGAGCCTGTTCAAGAATCTGGCCAAACTGATGTCGGGTAAGGATGCAAACGTTTCCGGCGAAGAGATGGCGCTGATGTCGGAAATCGCCGACTACCAGAAGATGAACGAGATTCGCGATCGCGTCTCCTCGACGGTCAGCGATCCGCAGACCGCCGATGCGCTCAAGCCGTGGTACGGTCAATGGTGCAAGCGCCCCACCTTCAACGACGAATACCTGCCCACCTTCAACCGGCCCAACGTTAAGCTGGTGGACACCAAAGGCAAGGGCGTCGAGCGCGTGACCGAGAACGCGGTGATCGTGGACGGCGTCGAGTACGAAGTGGACTGTCTGATCTTCGCCACCGGCTTTGAGGTCGGCACGGCCTACACCCGCCGCTCTGAATTTGAAGTGTACGGCCGCGGCGGCCTGCCGCTATCCGACTATTGGGCGAATGGAATGAAGACTCATCACGGCTTTATGAGTCATGGCTTCCCGAACTGTTTTCATATGGGTCTCACCCAGACCGGCCTCGCGCCGAACTTCACTTACATGCTGGAAGGACAGGCGACTCACATCGCCCACGTCATCAAGGCAGTGAAGGATCGTGAAGGAAGGTCAGTGGAACCGACCCCCGAGGCCGAGGCTGAATGGGTAAAGATAGTGACGGCCCCGAGCATGATCACTGAATACCAGAACACCTGCACGCCGGGTTACTACAATGGCGAGGGGAAAAGCGCGAAGCAGGGTTTCCTCGGCAGCCAGTATCCGGACGGCGCGGTGCGCTTTTACGAGATGCTTGCGCGATGGCGCGAGCAGGGTGACTTCGAAGGCCTCTTGGTCGAGTAG
- a CDS encoding CDGSH iron-sulfur domain-containing protein, with product MARIVKLDKQSPYEIAQGTELPVYICACGLSKNKPFCDGSHKKTRDENPADTYQYDDSGRALVKS from the coding sequence ATGGCGCGAATCGTAAAGCTCGACAAACAATCTCCCTACGAAATTGCCCAAGGAACCGAATTGCCGGTTTACATCTGCGCTTGCGGACTCTCGAAGAACAAACCGTTCTGCGACGGCTCCCACAAGAAAACGCGCGACGAGAATCCGGCCGATACTTACCAGTACGACGACAGCGGCCGCGCGCTGGTCAAAAGCTAA
- a CDS encoding DMT family transporter, which yields MKSETAAPLGVSGSPADSIRERAFKVGLTLAIISTILGAGQPVITRWGAIHLDPLLFCTGAVVFATLCILPVLYLRGELPNLVDRRFRGRLAQMSLSGTVATSLTLTYGLTQIGAVAGVLLMQSEPIYSLVLATIFVGERASIRQILATTLILAGIGSVFEAGGAFSPLWAAALVFVTPLFWQISHIVGLTLMPPLTPPCVVGGRFLYASIFLSALLLIFRPASLAQLSDLNAVGVIAITGFFIYFLSALSWYGAISRLSLAWTTALVVPGVPLLSILFAVLFLGEHATTREAIGILIAVGGVIALVLGADAHRKLPNAAVIEAVHEPLI from the coding sequence ATGAAAAGCGAAACTGCCGCGCCGTTAGGAGTGTCCGGGTCGCCAGCCGATTCGATTCGGGAGCGCGCCTTCAAAGTCGGGCTGACACTCGCGATCATCAGCACGATACTCGGCGCGGGCCAACCCGTCATCACGCGATGGGGCGCGATCCACCTAGACCCGCTGCTGTTTTGCACCGGCGCGGTGGTCTTCGCGACGCTTTGCATCCTACCGGTCCTCTATCTTCGCGGCGAATTGCCGAATCTCGTGGACCGCCGATTCCGCGGACGGCTCGCGCAGATGTCGCTATCGGGCACCGTCGCGACCAGCCTGACGCTGACCTACGGGCTGACGCAAATCGGCGCAGTCGCCGGCGTCCTGCTGATGCAATCGGAGCCGATCTATTCGCTGGTGCTCGCGACGATATTCGTCGGCGAACGGGCCTCGATCCGCCAGATCCTTGCGACCACGCTGATCTTGGCGGGAATCGGCTCGGTGTTCGAGGCCGGCGGTGCTTTCTCGCCGCTATGGGCCGCGGCGCTGGTCTTCGTCACGCCGCTCTTCTGGCAGATTTCGCATATCGTCGGGCTCACGCTGATGCCGCCGCTGACGCCGCCGTGCGTGGTCGGCGGTAGATTTCTCTACGCCTCGATCTTCTTGAGCGCCCTGCTGCTGATTTTTCGTCCGGCCTCGCTCGCCCAATTGTCCGATCTCAACGCGGTCGGCGTGATCGCGATTACCGGGTTCTTCATCTACTTTTTGAGCGCGCTCAGTTGGTATGGCGCGATCAGCCGATTGTCGCTGGCGTGGACCACGGCGCTCGTCGTTCCCGGCGTTCCGCTGTTATCGATCCTGTTCGCGGTGCTTTTCCTTGGCGAGCACGCCACCACTCGCGAGGCGATCGGAATCCTCATCGCGGTGGGCGGCGTGATCGCGCTGGTGCTCGGCGCCGACGCGCATCGCAAGTTGCCCAACGCCGCAGTGATCGAGGCGGTTCACGAACCGCTGATCTGA
- the uppP gene encoding undecaprenyl-diphosphatase UppP, whose amino-acid sequence MFSTFQAIILGAVQGLTEFLPVSSSAHLILVPWLLHWQDPGLAFDVALHLGTLLALLAYYWRQWLEMGLSLANGQKLPRRLLFLLIVASIPGAIIGLLLEKQAETIFRSPLLIAIDLAVMGIALWVVDRVGAQRRTIDDIGLIDALVIGLSQALAIVPGVSRSGATITAARMLGIDRESAANFSFLMATPIIAGAGMMEIHKALRGGLTAQISWGFVAAAIFGVIAIAGLLRFVRLRSYAAFSIYRIALAVLVAIVFFARG is encoded by the coding sequence ATGTTTTCTACCTTTCAAGCGATAATTTTGGGCGCCGTTCAGGGTCTGACCGAGTTTCTGCCGGTCTCCAGTTCCGCGCATTTGATCCTCGTTCCGTGGCTGCTCCATTGGCAGGATCCTGGCCTGGCGTTCGACGTCGCGCTGCACTTGGGGACGCTGCTGGCGCTCCTGGCCTACTACTGGCGGCAATGGCTCGAGATGGGATTGTCGCTCGCCAACGGCCAGAAACTTCCGCGACGGCTGCTGTTCCTGCTGATCGTCGCGTCGATTCCCGGCGCGATCATCGGTTTGCTGCTCGAGAAGCAGGCCGAGACGATTTTCCGCTCGCCGCTGCTGATAGCGATCGACCTCGCAGTGATGGGTATCGCGCTCTGGGTGGTGGATCGAGTGGGCGCTCAGCGCCGCACGATTGATGATATTGGGCTAATCGACGCGCTGGTAATCGGGCTTAGCCAGGCGCTCGCAATCGTGCCGGGAGTGTCCCGGTCGGGTGCGACGATTACGGCGGCGCGGATGCTCGGCATCGATCGCGAGAGTGCCGCGAACTTCTCGTTCCTGATGGCGACGCCGATAATCGCCGGCGCCGGCATGATGGAAATCCACAAGGCGCTCCGCGGCGGCCTCACCGCGCAGATTAGTTGGGGATTCGTGGCCGCGGCGATATTCGGAGTGATCGCGATCGCCGGCCTGCTGCGATTCGTGCGGCTCCGCAGCTATGCCGCGTTCTCGATTTACCGGATCGCGCTGGCAGTGCTGGTCGCGATCGTTTTCTTCGCCCGCGGCTGA